In one window of Helianthus annuus cultivar XRQ/B chromosome 17, HanXRQr2.0-SUNRISE, whole genome shotgun sequence DNA:
- the LOC110923090 gene encoding uncharacterized protein LOC110923090 — MKLVWSPEIAAKAFTDTVKSCELFEGSSAAELVSAMAAGWNAKLIVETWSRGGVTTMSIGLSVASIHTRGRHVCIAPDEDSKAEYIAAMNKAGMSPEVMVGEPEEAVKGMVIDFLVVDSRKNNLGRVIKEAKFGHRGAVLVCKNAAAVAADFQLRSLFDGGSRRIVRSVFLPVGKGLDIAHVAAGENGSGSDKVKKSRWIRRVDKHSGEEFMIRNRVGRIRMALFRLGWETRFTDYSTVVPSGGQRSGFRASGRAKGLALVE; from the exons ATGAAGCTTGTTTGGTCACCGGAAATTGCTGCAAAAGCTTTTACGGACACCGTCAAATCT TGTGAGCTTTTCGAAGGATCAAGCGCGGCGGAGCTAGTATCGGCTATGGCGGCCGGTTGGAACGCTAAGCTTATTGTCGAGACATGGTCGCGTGGCGGTGTGACAACGATGAGCATTGGTCTGTCCGTAGCAAGCATTCACACACGCGGGCGACATGTTTGCATAGCTCCGGACGAGGATTCGAAAGCGGAGTACATCGCCGCAATGAACAAAGCCGGAATGTCGCCCGAAGTGATGGTTGGGGAGCCGGAGGAGGCTGTTAAAGGGATGGTAATAGATTTTTTGGTTGTGGACTCTCGGAAGAATAATCTGGGTCGGGTTATAAAGGAAGCGAAATTCGGGCACCGTGGGGCAGTGTTGGTTTGCAAGAACGCGGCGGCGGTGGCGGCGGATTTCCAGTTGAGGAGTTTGTTTGATGGTGGATCACGGCGGATTGTGAGGTCGGTTTTTTTGCCGGTGGGGAAAGGGTTGGATATTGCTCACGTGGCAGCGGGtgaaaacgggtcgggttcggataAAGTGAAGAAGAGTAGGTGGATCCGGCGGGTGGATAAGCATTCGGGTGAAGAGTTTATGATCCGAAA CCGTGTAGGGCGAATACGGATGGCGTTGTttcgtcttggatgggagacGAGGTTTactgattattccactgtcgtgccttcgggtgggcagaggtcgggtttccgcgcatctgggagagccaaagGGCTGGCAttggtcgagtag